Genomic window (Acidobacteriota bacterium):
TCCGCCCGCCCCGCGTGCTGAGCCCGCAGCCGATCCTGATCGGCGCGGTTCGCGGCATCGAACGCGGCGCGGCGGTCCGGATTGAGCAGGCCCGATACCACATCGACCACGCGTGAGGCGTCCGCGACGTGCACCGTGCTGCCCCCGTAGGCCGGCGCGATTTTCACCGCCGTGTGCTGCCGGGACGTCGTCGCGCCGCCGATGAGCAGCGGCGTCCGCAGGGTGCGCCGCTCCATCTCGCCGGCCACGAACACCATCTCGTCGAGCGACGGCGTGATCAGGCCGCTCAGCCCAATCAGGTCGGCCTGCTCCTCCGCTGCGCGGCGGAGGATGGCGTCGCACGGCGCCATCACCCCGAGATCAACCACGTGGTAGTTGTTGCAGCGAAGCACGACGGCAACGATGTTCTTGCCGATGTCGTGGACGTCCCCCTTGACCGTGGCCAGCACCATGGTCCCCTGCGCCGAGCTGGCGCTCTGCTCGGCCTCCATGAACGGCTGCAGGTAGGCCACCGCCTTCTTCATGACGCGTGCGCTCTTCACCACCTGCGGCAGGAACATTTTCCCGGCGCCGAAGAGATCACCCACGACCTTCATCCCGTCCATCAGCGGGCCTTCGATAACGTCGAGCGGACGCGCCGCCTGCTGCCGGGCTTCCTCGACATCGGCTTCTATGAAGTCGACGATGCCTTGCACCAGGGCGTGCGCGAGACGCTCGCCGACCGTCGCTTCGCGCCACGAGAGGTCTTCTCTCCGTTCGCGGGCGCTTCCCTTCACCCCTTCGGCGAAGCTCACGAGCCGCTCGGTCGCGTCGGCGCGCCGGTTGAAGATGACGTCCTCGACATGCTCCAGCAGGTCGGCCGGAATGTCCTCGTAGACGGCGAGCTGGCCCGCGTTGACGATTCCCATGTCGAGGCCGGCGCGAACCGCGTGGTAGAGGAACGCGGCGTGCATTGCCTCGCGGACCGTGTCGTTCCCCCGGAACGAGAACGAAAGGTTCGAGATTCCGCCGCTCACCTTCGCTCCAGGGCAACGCTGCTTGATCTGCCGTGTCGCCTCGATGAAGTTGACCGCGTAGTCGGCGTGCTCTTCGAGACCCGTGGCAACCGCCAGGACGTTCGGGTCGAAGATGATGTCTTCCGGGGCCACGCCCGCCTCTTCGGTCAGCAACCGGTAGGCCCGGGAGCAGATCTCGACCTTCCGCTCGACCGTGTCGGCCTGACCCGTCTCGTCGAATGCCATCACCACCATCGCGGCGCCGTTGCGCCGGATGCGGCGCGCCTGCTCCAGGAACGGCCCCTCCCCCTCCTTCAGGCTGATCGAGTTGACGATGCCCTTGCCCTGCACGCATTTGAGCCCCGCCTCGAGGACCGACCACTTCGAGCTGTCGACCATGATCGGGACGCGCGCTATCTCCGGCTCGGTGGCGATGAGCCGGAGGAAATAGCTCATGGACGCTTCCGAATCGAGCATCCCCTCGTCCATGTTGACGTCGATGATGTTGGCGCCGCCCCGCACCTGGTCGAGCGCCACGTCGGCCGCCGTGGCGTAGTCCGACTCCTTGATGAGCCGTGCGAAGCGCCGCGAGCCGGTGACGTTGGTCCGCTCGCCGATCATCTGGAAGTTGCTGTCGGGATGGACCGTGAGCCGCTCGAGGCCGCTGTACTCGGTTACCCGCCCGGCGGCGGCAGGCGCCTGCCGCTGGCGTGGCGCGACATCCGCCACCGCCTCGGCCAGCTTGCTGATGTGCTCCGGCGTCGTCCCGCAGCAGCCGCCCAGAAGGTTGACGAAGCCGCTCTCCGCGAACTCGCGCAGCAGCCCCGCGGTCTCTTCCGGATGTTCGTCGTACTCGCCGAACGCATTCGGGAGGCCCGCGTTCGGGTAGCAACTGATCCAGGTGCCGGTCGCCACCCGGGCGAGCTCCGCCAGGTACGGCCGCATCTCGCGGGCGCCGAGGGCGCAGTTCAGGCCGACCGCGAACGGGTCGGCGTGGGCCACCGAGACCCAGAACGCGTCGATGGTCTGGCCGGAGAGCGTTCGCCCGCTCCGGTCGGTGATCGTCACCGACAGCATGATCGGCAGCTCCACCCCCAGCTCGTCGAACAGGTCGCGCACGGCGACGATTGCCGCCTTCGCGTTCAGCGTGTCGAAAATCGTCTCGATCAGCAGGAGGTCGACACCGCCCTCGATAAGCGCGCGCGCCTGCTCCACGTAGGCATCGCGCATGGCGTCGAACGTCGAGGCCCGAAACGTCTGATCGTTGACGTCAGGCGAAATCGACAGCGTCCGGTTGGTGGGGCCGATGGCGCCGGCAACATAGCGCGGCCGGTCGGGCGTGCGCTCGGTCCAGCGGTCGGCCGCGGCGCGCGCGAGACGCGCCGCCTCACAGTTCAGTTCCGGGATGATCGCTTCGAGGCCGTAGTCCGACTGCGCGATCGCCGTGCCGCTGAACGTGTTGGTCTCGATGATGTCGGCGCCCGCCTCCAGGTAGGCGTCATGGATTGCGCCGACGACATCAGGGCGCGTCAGCGCCAGAAGGTCGTTGTTGCCCTTGAGGTCGTGCGGATGGTCCGCGAACCGGTCGCCGCGAAAGTCCGCCTCGCCCAGCCTGTAGCGCTGGACCGCAGTCCCCATCGCGCCGTCGAGGATCAGGATCCGATCCTCAAGCGCGGCGTCGAGCTGGAGCCGCACGCCGGTGCCGGTCACACCGGCGCCGTCACCGGCTGCCCACCTCCACGAAGGAGCCGCAAGTGAGCATCTGGGACCCGTAGAAGGGGTTGCGAAGCTCGGACCCCGCCTGCACCCACGACTTGTCCACCATCGGGCAGTAGGCAATCCGCAGCTCGCCGAAACCTACCTCCTCGCCGTAGGCAATCAGCGCGTCGCTCAACGGACCGAAGGCCGCGCGGGCAGTCTCGATGTCGCTCGCGCCAGCCAGCGCCCGCGCGGTGGCGGCAATCATCCTGGCGGGTGCGCCCATGCCCTCCGCCTCGGCCGCCATCGTGCTGGCGGCATCGTTGACACCGTCCATCGAATCGTTGGCGAGGGCCAACTGGATGTGCAGGTACGGCGCCGCCAGTCCCTCCGCAACGGCAGCCGACGCGGGCTGCGCCGCGAACAGAACCAATACCACGGCAGAAACCGCGAACGCCGCTCCCCGACGAGAGATTCTCACGTGCCTTGCCATTGTCTTCATCCTCCCGGGGCGCCCCCGCCGACCCTGCCAGTTCCCTAACCGTACTACCGACCGGCCGTCATTGACAATCAGCCACACCTGCCACATTGCCCTCTGGGAATGGCGGAGTTAGAGTGTCTTACATGAACGGTCGACAGCGCCTCGTGCCGTCGCTCGCCCTCCTGCTTCTCGCCTCCGTGGCGATTGTCGCCGCCCAGCAGCAGCCGATGTTCCGGAGCGGCACCCAACTGGTCGACCTTTACGTCACGGTCACCGACCGGGACGGGCGGCTGGTTCCCAATCTGACGCGCGAGGACTTCGCGATCTTCGACGACGAGGAACCCACCGAGATCGTGCTGTTCGAAAACTCTGTCCGGCCGATCACAGTGGTGGTAATGCTCGACACGAGCGCCAGCATGGACCTGAACCGCGACCGGTTGATGGCCGGCGCCGAGCAGTTCCTGCTGCGTCTGCTGCCGGCCGACCGCGCGCGGGTCGGCGCGTTCAACGACAAGCTGGAGATCAACCCGCCCCAGTTCATTGGCGACCGTGACGCGCTGATTGCCGAGCTTCCCGACCTGGGCTTCGGCAATTCCACGAGGGTGTACGACGCGGCCTATGTTTCACTGGACGCGCTGACCGGCGTGGACGGCCGCCGCGTCATCCTTCTCTTCAGTGACGGCGACGACACCGACAGCGACGTGGGCGCCGGCAACGTGGTCGACCGGGCAGTGGCCGAGGAAGTGATGATTTACTCGATCGGCTTCGAGAGCAACTACTTCAACGGCATCCGCTACGTCACGACACGGCCGGACCGCAACCTGCGCCGGTTCGCCGAGGAAACCGGCGGCGGCTACTTCGAGCTCACCGAGGCGGCCGACCTGGGCCCCACCTTCACGCGCGTGGCGCGCGAGCTGCACAGCCAGTACGTCCTGGGTTTCACGCCCCGCACCGACGGACAGCTTCACGATATCAGGGTGCTGCTGACGCAACGGGGCCTGACGGCGCGGGCGCGGCGCAGCTACCTCGCTCCCAGCAGCAACGCGGTCGGCCAGTGACCTGGTCCCCCCGCATCGAGCTGGCGATCAACACAGCGATCGAAGCCCACGGCCTGCGCCGGCGCAAGGCGAAGCGCGGTTACCAGACCGGGCACGTCCTGTCGGTCGCACTGATCACCGCCGACTTCGGCTTCGACGAGGACACCGTCATCGCCGCGATGCTCCACGACACGCTGGAAGACACGGACCTCGATCCTGACGTCATCCGTTCGAACTTCGGACAGCTCGTCCTCGGGATGGTCCGTGACGTCTCGGAGCCGCAGAAGGCGGCCCCCTGGCAGGAGCGGAAGGAGACCTACATAGAGCAGCTCCGGTCGACGCCAAGGTTCGGCTCGCTCGCCGTCGCGTCGGCCGACAAGATCCACAACCTGACGACGATGACGATGGAACTCGAGCGGCAGGGACCGGTCTTCATCGAGGCCTTCAACACAAACCTGGAAGGGATGCTCTGGTACCAGCACACCGTGCTGGCGACCGTGACGGCACGGTGGTCACATCCCATCCTGGACGCGCACCGCAACCGCCTCGACGCCTTCGTCAGTGCAGTGACCCGCGCACCGTCGGCGTGACGGGCGCGCCGCCGGGAGATGGCGTGTCGCTTCCCGGCCCGATCGCTGTCGCTACATTCGTAGCCGGATCCGGCTCCTCGCAGTCGCTGGCGCAGCCGTGGCACCCGGCAGCGGCGCCGCTACTGGGTCGGGCGGCGCCGAACATGCCGCGGAGGTGGCGGTAGAGCGACACGACGGCCGCGGCGACAATCACCGCCGCCACGCCTTCCTGCCAGCCCGCGGGCCCGCCGAACAGCCATTCCATCGGCGCTTGCCTCCCTGGCGTCAGACACCCCAGCCTAACAGAGAACCCACCTGGTAGACGACGAGCGACGCGACGTAGGCCAGCACCGACATGTACGCGAACATGAAGATTGGCCAGCCCCAGGAACCGGACTCGCGCCGCACGACGCCGATCGTGCTCATGCACTGGCACGCCAGGACGAAGAAGACCATCAGCGATATTCCGGCGAGCGGCGTCATCAGCGTACTGCCGTCGGGATGCCGCGCCTCCTGCAGCGACGTCCGGAGCGACACGCTTTCCTCATCCGCCTCGGCGATGCCGAAGACGATTCCGAGGGTGGAAACGAACACCTCGCGAGCGGCGAAGGCGCCCAGAATGCCCACTCCGATTCGCCAGTCGAAACCGAGCGGCTCAATGGTGGGCTCCATCAGGCGGCCTACCCGGCCAGCCACGCTGTAGCGGAGTTGCTCGCCCGCTTCCTGGCCGTCAAGTGCCGCCATCTGCTCGGCCTGCGCGTCCGCATCGGCCACCGACGCCGCCACCGCAACGCGTTCCGCCTCGTAACGCTGCGCGATCTCCGCGCTCCGGGGGTACGAGAGCAGCGCCCACAGGATGATCGTCATCGTCAGAATGATCGTGCCGGCATCGATCAGGAACTTGCGGAGCCCGCGCCATGTCGCCAGAAAGACATTGCGCCAGACCGGCATGCGATACGGGGGCAGTTCCAGCACCAGCGGCAGGCGTGGGCCGTGCAGGACCGTCCGGCGCAGCACGGCGGCGGCGCCGAGAGTCGCCACCACCGAGACCGCGTACATCGAAAACAGCACGACGGCGCCCGTGCTGAACAGTCCGAACACCCGCCCGCTGCCCGCAAAGACCACCGCGGTCACCAGTGCGAAGACGGGCAGCCGCGCGCTGCACGAGATCATCGGCAAGGTCAGCATCGTGATCAATCGGTCGCGCCGGCTCTCGATGGTGCGGGTCGCCATTACCCCCGGAATGGCGCAGGCAAAGCCCGACAGCATCGGAACGAACGCTTTCCCGTGCAGACCGACCCGGCCCATCAGCCGGTCGATGAGAAAGGCGACGCGCGCGAGATAGCCGGCATCTTCGAGGACGGCGATAAATAACCCGATCATCGCGATCTGAGGGACGAACACGACGACATTGCCAACGCCGGCAATCACGCCATTGACCATCAGGTCCTGCAGGGCGCCCGCCGGCAACACGCCGGTTACGCCGTTCTGCAGCCAGACGGTTACCGTCTCGATCACGCCGATGAACGGCTCGGACCACGTGAACAGCGCCTCGAAGAGCAACGCCATCACGACGGCGAACACGCCCAGGCCCCAAAGCCGGTGGGTGAGGACCGAATCAATCCGCTCGGTCCAGACAACGCTGGGCGCGGCAGCCGGCCGCACGCGCCGCACGTCCGCCACCACCTGCTCGATCCAGCCGTAGCGGGCGGCGATCAGGCCGCGGCCCAACTCCAGTTGCGCGTCCGCCGCCTGCTGACGCACCGTATCGACCGTCCGGCGTACCCCGTCCGGCAAACCTTCGACGTCATCCTCGTCGGCCGAATGCGACAGGAGTGACCAGACGGCCCAGGAACGTCGCGCGGCGGGGGTCCGAACGAACCCCGAGCCATCGAGCGACTGTTCCACTTCGCTGACGGCACTCTCGACGGCCGGCGGAAAATCGGACCAGGCCACCTCCGGGCGGGCCGCCAGACCGACGGCGCGCGCGATTGCGGCTCGCAGGTCGTCGAGCCCCTCGCCCGTCGTGGCGACCATCGGCACCACTTCCACACCGAGCCAGTCACCCAGCTTCGACGCGTCCACGTCCACGCCCGCCGCCCGCGCCTCGTCCACCATATTGAGCGCTACGACCACCGGGACACCGGTCTCGACGATCTGCATCACGAGATACAGGCCACGCTCCAGTGCGGTGGCATCCACGACCACAACGACCGCGTCCGGGTCGTCGCCGCGGCGGCCAAGCACCTCGTCGACCGCCACCTGCTCGTCCGGCGAGTAGGTGCTGAGGCTGTAGGTGCCCGGGAGATCGACCACCTCCACGCGCGGGCCGTCCGGCAGGTCGATTTCACGCGATGCACGCGCCACCGTCACGCCGGGGTAGTTGCCTACCCTGGCGCGGGCGCCGGTCAGCCGGTTGAAGATCGTGGTCTTGCCCGAGTTGGCGTTACCCGCGACCAGGACGCGCGGCACGCGCCCGCCGATTGTCGCGGCGCGCGCTGGATGCGCGGCAAAGGGAATGGCGCTGCCGTGGGAGTGACCGTCGCCGTCGGTTGCGCCCGGGGGATCCGCATGCCCGTCGGGCACCAGCGTTACGCCGGCGGCGTCGGCGGATCGGAGACTCAGCAGGTAGCCGCGCAACCGGATCTCGAGTGGATCCCCAAGCGGCGCCCGGCGCACCATCTCGATCGGCGTCCCCGGCAGCAGCCCCATTTCCATGAGACGGCAGCCGACACGCTGCTCGCAGCCGACGCGGTGGACTACCGCCGACTGGCCGATGGGTAACTCATCGA
Coding sequences:
- the metH gene encoding methionine synthase, with protein sequence MTGTGVRLQLDAALEDRILILDGAMGTAVQRYRLGEADFRGDRFADHPHDLKGNNDLLALTRPDVVGAIHDAYLEAGADIIETNTFSGTAIAQSDYGLEAIIPELNCEAARLARAAADRWTERTPDRPRYVAGAIGPTNRTLSISPDVNDQTFRASTFDAMRDAYVEQARALIEGGVDLLLIETIFDTLNAKAAIVAVRDLFDELGVELPIMLSVTITDRSGRTLSGQTIDAFWVSVAHADPFAVGLNCALGAREMRPYLAELARVATGTWISCYPNAGLPNAFGEYDEHPEETAGLLREFAESGFVNLLGGCCGTTPEHISKLAEAVADVAPRQRQAPAAAGRVTEYSGLERLTVHPDSNFQMIGERTNVTGSRRFARLIKESDYATAADVALDQVRGGANIIDVNMDEGMLDSEASMSYFLRLIATEPEIARVPIMVDSSKWSVLEAGLKCVQGKGIVNSISLKEGEGPFLEQARRIRRNGAAMVVMAFDETGQADTVERKVEICSRAYRLLTEEAGVAPEDIIFDPNVLAVATGLEEHADYAVNFIEATRQIKQRCPGAKVSGGISNLSFSFRGNDTVREAMHAAFLYHAVRAGLDMGIVNAGQLAVYEDIPADLLEHVEDVIFNRRADATERLVSFAEGVKGSARERREDLSWREATVGERLAHALVQGIVDFIEADVEEARQQAARPLDVIEGPLMDGMKVVGDLFGAGKMFLPQVVKSARVMKKAVAYLQPFMEAEQSASSAQGTMVLATVKGDVHDIGKNIVAVVLRCNNYHVVDLGVMAPCDAILRRAAEEQADLIGLSGLITPSLDEMVFVAGEMERRTLRTPLLIGGATTSRQHTAVKIAPAYGGSTVHVADASRVVDVVSGLLNPDRRAAFDAANRADQDRLRAQHAGRAERTLVPYADACANRFRTDWDGVDLPVPSFSGRRCVEVGLDELVPFIDWTFFFAAWELKGRFPDILDHPVRGAAARELHERATALLGEIIRDGSLTARGAYGFWPAASEGDDIVLHAPSSAAGGEPGPELVRFHMLRQQEQSGDGRPHRSLADYIAPGDSGRRDHVGAFAVTAGLGVDDLVRRYEADHDDYHAIMVKALADRLAEAFAEYLHARVRREWGYGAGEQFSNDDLIAERYRGIRPAFGYPACPDHSEKFKLFDLLDARAAGLDLTENGAMTPAASVSGLYFAHPEARYFTVGRIGPDQAADYAARKDVPIAAMERWLSPNLAASPAEAPPLAASGR
- a CDS encoding DUF3347 domain-containing protein, with protein sequence MWQVWLIVNDGRSVVRLGNWQGRRGRPGRMKTMARHVRISRRGAAFAVSAVVLVLFAAQPASAAVAEGLAAPYLHIQLALANDSMDGVNDAASTMAAEAEGMGAPARMIAATARALAGASDIETARAAFGPLSDALIAYGEEVGFGELRIAYCPMVDKSWVQAGSELRNPFYGSQMLTCGSFVEVGSR
- a CDS encoding VWA domain-containing protein — its product is MNGRQRLVPSLALLLLASVAIVAAQQQPMFRSGTQLVDLYVTVTDRDGRLVPNLTREDFAIFDDEEPTEIVLFENSVRPITVVVMLDTSASMDLNRDRLMAGAEQFLLRLLPADRARVGAFNDKLEINPPQFIGDRDALIAELPDLGFGNSTRVYDAAYVSLDALTGVDGRRVILLFSDGDDTDSDVGAGNVVDRAVAEEVMIYSIGFESNYFNGIRYVTTRPDRNLRRFAEETGGGYFELTEAADLGPTFTRVARELHSQYVLGFTPRTDGQLHDIRVLLTQRGLTARARRSYLAPSSNAVGQ
- a CDS encoding bifunctional (p)ppGpp synthetase/guanosine-3',5'-bis(diphosphate) 3'-pyrophosphohydrolase, which gives rise to MTWSPRIELAINTAIEAHGLRRRKAKRGYQTGHVLSVALITADFGFDEDTVIAAMLHDTLEDTDLDPDVIRSNFGQLVLGMVRDVSEPQKAAPWQERKETYIEQLRSTPRFGSLAVASADKIHNLTTMTMELERQGPVFIEAFNTNLEGMLWYQHTVLATVTARWSHPILDAHRNRLDAFVSAVTRAPSA
- the feoB gene encoding ferrous iron transport protein B — encoded protein: MHQGLRTLDELPIGQSAVVHRVGCEQRVGCRLMEMGLLPGTPIEMVRRAPLGDPLEIRLRGYLLSLRSADAAGVTLVPDGHADPPGATDGDGHSHGSAIPFAAHPARAATIGGRVPRVLVAGNANSGKTTIFNRLTGARARVGNYPGVTVARASREIDLPDGPRVEVVDLPGTYSLSTYSPDEQVAVDEVLGRRGDDPDAVVVVVDATALERGLYLVMQIVETGVPVVVALNMVDEARAAGVDVDASKLGDWLGVEVVPMVATTGEGLDDLRAAIARAVGLAARPEVAWSDFPPAVESAVSEVEQSLDGSGFVRTPAARRSWAVWSLLSHSADEDDVEGLPDGVRRTVDTVRQQAADAQLELGRGLIAARYGWIEQVVADVRRVRPAAAPSVVWTERIDSVLTHRLWGLGVFAVVMALLFEALFTWSEPFIGVIETVTVWLQNGVTGVLPAGALQDLMVNGVIAGVGNVVVFVPQIAMIGLFIAVLEDAGYLARVAFLIDRLMGRVGLHGKAFVPMLSGFACAIPGVMATRTIESRRDRLITMLTLPMISCSARLPVFALVTAVVFAGSGRVFGLFSTGAVVLFSMYAVSVVATLGAAAVLRRTVLHGPRLPLVLELPPYRMPVWRNVFLATWRGLRKFLIDAGTIILTMTIILWALLSYPRSAEIAQRYEAERVAVAASVADADAQAEQMAALDGQEAGEQLRYSVAGRVGRLMEPTIEPLGFDWRIGVGILGAFAAREVFVSTLGIVFGIAEADEESVSLRTSLQEARHPDGSTLMTPLAGISLMVFFVLACQCMSTIGVVRRESGSWGWPIFMFAYMSVLAYVASLVVYQVGSLLGWGV